CTAGAAGCTGTCAGGGCCTATGGGGGATTCTAACCTGCCACCCATGATGCATGGCTCAGTTCCACCACCACAAGTGAGAGCATACTGCACTCTGCCTGGGGCTCCCCGAGATAACAGAGTGCTTAAGAGCACTGTgagaggggtgcccgggtggctcagtctgtaagcacctgccttcagctctggccgtaatccccaggtcctgggatcgagccctgcattgggcttcccactcagtggggagtctgcttctccctgtcccccttcTCCCTTCAACCTTCTCGTGCTCCCTCACTTGGAGgtgtgcttgcgctctctctctcaaataaatcaaatcttagaGCACTGTGAGAGATGTGTTCATTGCAAAAGTCAGACTTAGGTTATAATTCATCTTCCTTTCTAGTTTTCTAGTAAGAATTCCtgctttttttcccaaagagctCAGttggaacattttaaaattcaagtgctttttttttttttttttaaagattttatgtatttgacagagagcacaaccagggggagtggcaaaggaagggagagaagcagactccccgctgagtggggagaccgatgtgggcctctatcctagacccctgggatcatgactggagtccaaggcagaggtttaacccactgagccacccaggccccccagaacTCAAGTGCTTTGACAGCAACTGCAGCTGATTCTCTTTGGCCTGGGCTGCTTTGCTCAAACTTTTTTGCTCACTCCCAGCTCCAGTCCTTGGGATAGGAAAGATCTGGAAATGGAAACCTCCTGATAGAGTGGCCAGGAGGATAGCCTGTAAACATTTAGATCAGTCATCTGGATCCGAAATCCACATGTTGGGCAGACTCCAGCCCAGTGCTTGTGGTCTGCTTTCGTCCTGGTCCTGCGCTTAAGTATCTTCATCTCCAGAGAGGAAGGTGGGCACTGCCCTGGTGCTAATCCCATCCTCACTAGCCAGTATTACTGGAATGGGATAAGAGCCTTAGGAGAGACGTGCTCATCTTCACTGTAGTTAGTAGGGGCCTGCATAGCTAATTCCCTTGAGAGTACATCCCAAATACAGGGCCCTTGTGTGGCTCCCAGTGGGACCTGGCCCACATCAGTTACAATACTGAACACATCCAGGACACTTCCTCTTTGTCCTGTCTCTTCCCCAGTACAGTCAGCTTCACTCCATCCACAGAGAATGTGGGAGGGTGTGGCAGCGGGCTGAGCAGGAACATATGTGCTCTTTTAGGAACCAGTGACCTTCAAGGATGTGGCTGTGGATTTCACCCAAGAGGAGTGGGGGCAGCTGGACCCTGTTCAGAGGACCCTGTACCGCGATGTGATGCTGGAGACCTATGGGCATCTGCTGTCTGTGGGTAAGGGAGAGCTGCCTGAGTAAATGAAGCAATTTCCATCATAGTACTTTCTACTACTTGGTCTTTAAAAGCTCACAGGATGCAACTATGCTAATGAATATTAACCAGATTTATTACTATCATTTCACAAAgtatacaaatattaaatcatgtatacctgaaactgagATTACATGATATGTCATTTctatctccattaaaaaaaaatagcaatgttAACACCACCACCAACCAATAACGCTCTttggtaaatcttaaaaaaaaaaaaaaaaaggaaaggcctCATGGGCATCTCAGAAGTACTAAGATGATCTTGAGCCCTGATGTTCAGGGACTAATTCCTTCTGCATATAAAGCATAAAACGAGAGAGACTGCTTGCTTATTGTGCCCGAGTGAGAACTCGGAATTCTAGGCAAGGGCAGTTTACAAAGCTGTGTTTTCCTCCATGCATAGGGAATCACATTGCCAAGCCGGAGGTTATCTCTCTGTTGGAGCAAGGAGAGGATCCATGGTCCGTGGAACAGGCATATCCTCAAAGCACTTGTCCAGGTGAGGGCAGGCCCCGGCTGGGAGCAAGGAACTTTCCTCTGAGCCTTCCTTGTTTGAGAAATGGGCTGAGGCCGAGGAGTTACCTTCCTCAGACAGTCATGATTCTCCAGGGAGCTTTATCCCATCTATTGACTTTTTTGCAGCTGTTGATACAGAGCAAAGATGGCCACCTTATTAACAAGGTAACAGTTTTAATGAgctgcattttctttccttgccATCCACTCTCCTGGTACCTCTCATATTCTTTGCTGCCCCTTTCTCGATGATTCCTCATTCACTTacctgccttttaattttttatttcctttattgccAAACTTGTAGCAAGGAGTCACAgactcttactcttttttttttttaaggttttatatagGTAATGTATTCACGTGGCTCAGAAAACCCAGAGCTATATCAAAGGAATAAGCTGAAAAGTTTCATTTACTTTTGCTGCTGTTATCTGCATTATTCTTCCCACACTCCCTACACACACAGGGCACACACAAAGGTAACCActtttttcctataaatttttGAGCTATTTTCTTAGTGGTTGCGCTGGCAATTATAATTAACATCTGAATTTATAACTGTCTAGTTTGGATTGATAACATTAATTTTATAGTATCTAAAAATTCCTTCCGTATATCTCTATTCTCCCCCTTTTATGCTGTTATTGTCACAAGTTACATGCATCATTTGTCCAACATAGACTTAAAATTAttgctttgcttttttgtcttttagataAGATAggggaaaaagttaaaaacaaaaaatgcatttGTAATGTCATGTTACATTTACCTATGTAGTTACCTTTATTGgtgccctgttttttgttttttgggtttttttttaagaatttatttatttagggtgcctgggtggctcagtgggttaagccgctgccttcggctcaggtcatgatctcagggtcctgggattgagtcccacgtcgggctctctactcagcagggagcctgcttcctcctctctctctgcctgactctgactacttgtgatctctctctctgtcaaataaataaataaaatctttaaaaattaaaaaaaaaaaaaagaatttatttatttatttgacagagagagacccagcaagagagggaacagagcaggtagctgcagagggaaagggagaagtaggcttcccgctaagcagggaaccctgtgcggggcttgatcccaggaacctgggatcatgacctgagccgaagacagaggcttaacgactgagccaccccggcaccctgTGGTGCCCTGTATTTTGAATTAACTAtctagtgtcctttcatttctatGTCAAGGACTCCCATTTCTTTCAGACCATGTTTGCTAGCAGCAGACTCTCTCAGGTGATGCTTATCGGGAgtgctttcctttcctcttcattttggATGGAAGGTTTTGCCAGATACAGAATTCTTGGTTGATAGTATTTTCCTTTCTAGCCTCTCTGGTTTCTGAAGAGGAATGAACTGTTGATCATATGAAGATCCCTTGTATGTgatgattttcttctctctagctgctttcaggattctgtCTTTGACCTGTAATAGTTTAATGATTATGGGTCTTTGAGATTCCCAGGAATATATTAGAacttttcaaagcactgtgaaCATCTTAACCTGCAGCTTTTTACAAATCTTCTTGGTATTGTGTATTGTTTGCTTCAGCTATTAACCATCATCTCAGGCAGTAGTGACTTTTTAAATACATTGCCtgtaaatgtttaacaaatacCAGCTTTCTAGAGTGTCCTAGCCCGTGACAGCCTTTCAAGGGAGGTCTCCGAGGGAACCACCAAAAAGGTC
The genomic region above belongs to Neovison vison isolate M4711 chromosome 7, ASM_NN_V1, whole genome shotgun sequence and contains:
- the ZNF606 gene encoding zinc finger protein 606 isoform X5, which translates into the protein MAAINPWASWGVLTDQSWGISAVDPWASWALCPQDCHVEENAEEERRATGFPTAQIQEPVTFKDVAVDFTQEEWGQLDPVQRTLYRDVMLETYGHLLSVGNHIAKPEVISLLEQGEDPWSVEQAYPQSTCPAVDTEQRWPPY